Proteins from a single region of Apium graveolens cultivar Ventura chromosome 7, ASM990537v1, whole genome shotgun sequence:
- the LOC141673694 gene encoding uncharacterized protein LOC141673694 yields the protein MLKWTVELSQFEVDYKPKTAIKGQALADVVLEFPSHQEVEPGALVVIPSTEEVGRKSQNSAPWWSLFMDGAFNGEGAGAGIELISPKAHKIRRATYLAFYATNNDVEYEALINGLKLALEMKVENLNVFSDSMIVVYQINGGYQSKELRTEIYLKCAQRIIVRFNEVRLELIPRGQNEGADELAKLGSRREATLVGVVPLDI from the coding sequence ATGCTGAAGTGGACGGTTGAGCTCAGCCAGTtcgaggtggattataagccaaAGACCGCAATAAAAGGCCAAGCCCTGGCCGATGTTGTGCTAGAATTTCCTTCACATCAAGAAGTGGAGCCGGGAGCCCTTGTTGTCATACCTAGCACAGAAGAGGTCGGGCGGAAAAGCCAAAATAGTGCCCCATGGTGGAGCCTATTTATGGATGGAGCCTTTAATGGGGAAGGTGCGGGAGCTGGAATTGAGTTAATCAGCCCGAAGGCACACAAGATTAGACGCGCGACCTATCTGGCCTTTTATGCAACCAACAATGATGTTGAATATGAGGCCTTGATTAACGGTCTCAAGCTAGCTTTGGAAATGAAGGTGGAGAACTTGAATGTGTTTAGTGACTCCATGATTGTGGTATATCAGATAAACGGGGGGTATCAATCTAAGGAGCTGAGAACGGAGATTTACCTGAAGTGCGCGCAGAGGATAATCGTAAGGTTCAACGAGGTGAGGCTGGAACTAATCCCGCGCGGGCAGAATGAAGGCGCGGACGAGCTAGCTAAACTCGGCTCGCGCCGCGAGGCCACTCTGGTAGGGGTCGTGCCCCTTGATATATAG